A genomic segment from Wolbachia endosymbiont of Ctenocephalides felis wCfeF encodes:
- a CDS encoding NADH-quinone oxidoreductase subunit I: protein MLKKLAWYWSFVELIKGFIITLRYAFKPKVTLRYPMEKGPLSPRFRGEHALRRYSNGEERCIACKLCEVICPAQAIVIEAEEREDGSRRTTRYDIDMTKCIYCGLCQEACPVDAIVEGPNFEFATETREELMYNKEKLLRNGDIWEEAIALRLKKDRSYH, encoded by the coding sequence ATGCTCAAGAAATTAGCTTGGTATTGGTCCTTTGTAGAATTAATTAAAGGGTTTATTATTACGCTTAGGTATGCGTTTAAACCAAAGGTGACACTTAGGTACCCTATGGAGAAGGGACCTCTAAGTCCAAGATTTCGTGGTGAGCATGCGTTGCGTAGATATTCAAACGGCGAAGAACGATGCATAGCTTGTAAACTATGTGAAGTTATCTGCCCTGCCCAAGCGATAGTTATTGAAGCAGAAGAAAGAGAAGATGGCAGCCGTCGCACTACGCGTTATGATATTGACATGACGAAGTGCATATATTGTGGGCTTTGCCAGGAGGCATGTCCGGTCGATGCAATTGTCGAGGGCCCTAATTTTGAGTTCGCAACAGAAACTAGGGAGGAGCTAATGTACAACAAAGAAAAGTTATTGCGTAATGGTGACATTTGGGAAGAAGCAATTGCACTCAGATTGAAAAAGGATAGGTCATATCACTAA